The window CTTCACATGGACGCTAAACCCGCCCTAATGGTTAGAACTGTTTATCTCAATCTATACGGCTACTCGATTTTGATCTTTTGGGATTGCAATTTATCGTTATCATCTTGATTTCAATTGTTTAATATCGAGTATTGTTTCTTTATTTGCAGTACGATGCGGAATTACCGGAAGTTATGGTACGCACTTAATCATCGTTTTCTTCTGATTAATTGATCAATTGTTGAAGCTAGTAGCAATTCATCTTGCCAGTTCAAATAGATTAATTTGATTCGTTGAAATTTCAGAAAAATCGATCAGAACATTTTTGAGAAAGTTCATGTATTTGAGACGAATGTCATCTTTCATGTATTTGAGACGAATGTCATCTTTGTTTAGGGATTCTCTGTTATTGAGCTATTGCTGGATTCATTACTGGGCTCTTCATTTCTTATGCAATATTATGATATTCAGATCAGATGTCAAATTCATTTTCAAATTGTTGATCAGATATCGAGCTCTAATGGAAACCCTAACATTTAACATTTCCTAATTAAATTCCATATTCTGAGATTTTTTATTCATGTGATTACAGACAGAGTTCATGGTGGATATGAGTTGCGAAGGTTGTGTTAAAGTGGTGAAGAACAAGTTACAAACAGTCAATGGTAAGTGTTATGTTATAAGTAGGAAGACATTATATTATACGTCTTGATTTCATGTTGTTTTATGTTAATTTTTGTACTCTTTGTTGATTTAGGAGTTAAGAGCATCGATGTGGATTTGAGCAATCAAGTAGTCAGAATTTTTGGGTCTTCACCGGTCAAGACCATGGCTGAAGCCTTGGAGCAAACAGGTCGAAAAGCTCGACTAATTGGTCAAGGCTCTCCAGGAGGTTTGTTTGGCAAACCAAAAAGTAGCTAGCTTTTTAAAAAGTTATTCGGTCTAACATTTTAATGAACTTTCTCCAAATATACCCTTTAttagttatttttttaaaaaatccaaTATTCTTAGATGTCTTTTTATATTGTTTTACATATCTCATCTAGCTATcaactagttttaccaaacgtcatttttGTTGGTTAGCAGCTAGTTTACTGGTGACTTTTCATCTATCAGTTAACTTTTGATGGTTTGTGTTCAGATGTGTTGATTTCGGCTGCCGTGGCCGAATTCAAAGGCCCGAAAATTTTCGGAGTAGTTCGTCTGGCTCAAATCAGTATGGAGTTGGCAAGAATCGAAGCCAACTTCAGCGGTTTATCACCCGGGAAAAAACACGCTTGGTCTATCAACGAATACGGTGATCTAACAAAAGGTGTTGCAAGCACCGGGAAAACATTCAATAAGGTAAGCCCCTTCCCCTTCCCCTTCCCTTTTCATGATTTTCCAAATATGGTTTTTGTGTTTATGAATGGTATGTGAATGTTTCAGGCTGTTGGTGACCTGGGAACACTGGAGGTTGATGAGAGAGGTGAAGCTTTTTTCTCGGGTGTCAAAAAGGACCTTACAGTTGCTGACCTCATCGGTAGAGCAATAGCAGTGTATGAAAGTGAAGATAGATCGGATAATGGAATTGCAGCTGCTGTTATTGCAAGAAGTGCGGGTGTTGGTGAGAATTATAAGAAGCTTTGTACGTGTGATGGGACTACAATCTGGGAAGCAACAAATGCTGATTATGTTTCAAGTAAAGTTTAACATCATCAATATTCAATACAATACAAAACTTGCAAGGTCTGGGATTTTGAGTATTGATGTATCTTGATGTTAGAAATTCAAGTCTTGTTGTCTTTATATAATAAAAGGCGTACAATTGGCCTAGTTTGCTTTGTGGTTTGTAGATTAAGGTTGCATCAATCACATAGTGGAGCCATCATTTAGGCATTAAGGGGTTGTCTGATAGTTGTCATATCTGATTCAAGATCCAACTATAAAAGTCATATTAGAGGCCTAGATGATCGAATTAGAAGCTCAACTATATTGGAATTAGAAGTTTTTAATTGTGGTATCAAAAAGTCTGAATTTGACCAAATTAGACCcaataaaaagcatataaaacaGACATATTGTAAATCATATGTCAACCAcaactacacattttttttgtGGCTATATTACAGCCTCAATTGGCCTTGAATAAACTTGTATCTCTTGAGGTTACATTCATGATAcagttaaatattttttttacaaagaaGCAAAGAAGATAAGTTGCTCAAGAGAGAATTGGTCTTTTGCGATTGAAGATTTTATTACTCAAATGTTGTTTTGATGTGGATGTTAGTTTAAGGAAAGACTATTGCAAATCATTCTCTGTGAGGCAGCAGACCTTCTCTTTTAGCCATTTCATATATTGCAATGGACATTAATACTTTAGCATCAGGTGTCATACGCCAAAGTGTGTCATAAGGGACAATATGGACTTTGATCATCTCACCATGTTCTCTAAGCCCTGTTTCTTTCCCTTGAAGTTCTTTAATAACATCTCGACTCACGCTTCCTCTGTATAGAAACAAGCTAAGTTCTTCATCACATCCACCCTGTCACCACAAAAAGAAAATgctaaattaataaaattttatttaaatgatttaatgtgAGTCTCACACATACCGGTGAAGGGATAACTTTGCATCCGGTGGAAGGGTCTAAAAAAGATGTGAGGTCAATCATGTCATTTAAGTTTATTTGAATCCCGGTTTCTTCTTCTACCTGTCTTATTCACATCattaacaaacaaacaaattaaGATAGTGTTGCATTTCAAACCACATGAAATATGTTTATATGCAATTCACAAAGGAATATATCTTTCTTTCtaactaaaaaataataattataataacaaAAATGAAAAGACTTTGCTGACCTCACGTATTGCTGTGCCAGCAATATCGCCCACATTATCATCCAACATCCCAGCTGGCAGCTCCAAAATAGACCTCCCAACAGGCACTCTAACCTTAAAATATTTACATAGGTTAAAATGTGTTATTTTTTCCTCTTTATGTTTTTGTACTTTTTATACGGTGTTTACTTTCAGCTTTATTGCTAGTATCTGCTTCTAACCTGCTCTGTAAGCACAGTGTAAGTTTTCCCCTGGGAGTCCAGTAGGATTAGGACAGATACAGCTGGTCCTCGTGCAAAAACAATACCTGGAACCTATAAAAGTTTATGAAAtttaacacataaataaaatccattaaaaaaTCTAGTTCCTTTTTATAGTTGTTCAAAGTTTTTATGTCATGCATCAATACCTTTTGTCCTGTTTCCTTGTCAATGACATCTGCTTTAAACTTGAGAAAGCCAAGACGATTGCCAAACATGTCAACCCCCTACATCAACAATTTTACTATAAATTAACTGATAGAGTACTTAAGAAGGTGTGTTGCTTTTGCTTGAAGATAGTGATACCTGAATGAGGACTTGTTTTAGAGACAAAGATCCATCCACAAGGAGTCCTTTTTCACTTTGAATGTTCTTTAGCCACTGCTTAAATAAGGATGAACCGATAGCTAACCTGCAACAAAAAGGTGAAGCATATAAGAAGCTGAACATGAAACTCGAAACAATTGAAGAGGAAAACATGGATTAAAGTTGGCTAAGATATAGGAAATGTACATAATTTGCTGTATTACAGTAGCATTGAGAGATTGATGAGAATGGTAATTATTATAACAACAGGGCTGATGAAATCGGCATATACTGATTATACTCGATTCACAATATCAAAAGGTGGCCACTAGGGTCCGCTCCACTACTTGTTAAAATCAAATGGATTATCGTTTAAGCGTCAAAATCAGAAGAAAAAGCTGGAATAATAATCTCGATTAATGTAGTAGGTAATTGATTATGTCGAATAATTTACTTAGAGCATCTTACCATAATCCCTTACTTTACCTAATTAGGCAGTAATCTCGTTATGAATTTGACTACAAAATCAAACTAATTGTTGTAATTAAAGCGAAGAGATCGCGtaaaggaagaagaaggtggAGAGACTCACCTGAATTCGGAATCGGAGACACCAGGAGCGGCAACAACAGTCACGGGATCGCTAGGTTGACTCGGTAACTTTAAAGTATGAGTGATTTGGATGGATGATGAGCCTGTTGGCATTTTCGCAGAGATTCTTCTGCTAATTACACTGCGACATTGAAGAGGGAAAGAAGCGGCTACTTTGCTGAAGCTGGTGAAGGAGAGCCTAGATATGGAGGCGGAACACCAAACTGTCATCGTTTTTGGGTTGTTGAAGAAAtttcaagaaataaaacagaattttttttataataataacaaaaaaattaatataataaaataaaatcaaaaatcaaaaatttaaaaactaatcaTATTTTTCTTAGGTGGCTTTGAGtgcgaaaatatattttttttatttgcgaATTATGATATGACATATTTGAAAGATGATATATTATATGTAAAAATATTTCGTCTATTGTcttcttatttttgtttttgttaatatAAAATGAGCTCAAATGATTCATATGAATAGTATATTATTGTTTGTGTTGATGGTTTTTGGCAAACAGAAAATAAATGAATTAATATACGTTTAGACCATTTGTTAGAAATTTTGGTGTTGAAATTTCATCAAAATAAATTTCTCAAATTTATACAATTTGGTCAAAAAGATGGCATGTTTAGATGGCAAACCTAATATCGTTGTGTTTCCAACACCTTACATTAAAGTATGTTATCTAGATAGCTAACGAAGATGATGTAAAGCGTTTAAAGAAAATTATTCAGACGGTTACAACTCATGTACATCTGTAAGTGTAGATATGATCTATTGGAAGAAACACATAATATTGATGTTCAATAAAATCTTGCAAATCGATATGATGTTGGTGAGAATTGATCTAACGAAGAAAGAGGGTCCGGTAGTAGAAGAGGAAAAAACTTTGTTGAAAATATATCCAAGCGGAAGAAGTAGCAACAATAAACTAGGTTGCATATCTCTCCAAAATGATCCTCACAATTTTGGTGGTTATATTGCATATGCGACATCCGTATAACAATAAATCAATCCACAAGTTGCTTAAGCAAAACAGTATATATGAATCAAAACATTCAATATGTTTTTTCCCATATATTATTTGACATATCAAGCACATGTGGCACCATATCAAACACTGGTACCAACATATCAATGTCGGTACCACCATTTTGGACGTCAGGTGTACAACATCAAATATTTTATGTATAACATCAAACACCAGTTGTGCCACAACAAATGGCAGTTGTATCACAAACGCCGATTGTACAACGTTAGAACTACATAATAAATTTTATCATGTCGAACCATTAGATTATCATAACGTTAGTGATGGTGAAAATGATGCATGCAACAATGAATAATTTACATCCATACAAGATATTTGTCAACACGTTTAATGTGAAAACAAATTTAAACAAGTTCTAAAATCAATTTTAGAATTACCAtgtctaccctaataaatgaaaatgttattgctatttgtcattctctcatttatttggtcaaaatatatttattttccacttgtcaattacttcattattcattactatatcattaatttagtttctataaattaaacctactataataactattaatttcaaatttcaaatttcaatttcaatttcaaataaatttacactttaaacatttgtatttacattttattataataaatcgtTTAGTACACATGTCtaacaattaaacatataattttaattaatttattttttgcatgtttttttttcataattttcacttatttcatatttttaaattcaaataaactCTTCATTTAATCGCTCAtgtttaacattatgttttaattaacccgtataatatacgggtttcacaactagttttCCAAATAAACAGATTTAACatagtttttatattataatttgtTTCTTAAACCAAATATTAAAATCATACATCAcacaaaattaataataatataacaTAAAATGTGTTGCCTAAGTCCTAGTCCTATAAATTATTCCATGAACAATAACGAAACAATTTTTGGTCAAAATCTAACGGACAAACAATTTCGAACATTACggaaaattgaagaaaataatcAAGCAGAGAATtgttggaattttttttttccagTCACTGCCACCACAAGGCTAAAGGAGCACCAATGGAGATGCAGTGTTTCCTCAGCTTGGCCTTGGCCTGGTGGGCCAAGTGTGCTGATGGGCCGTTAGTACCGTTGGGCTTCTATCCTAGTGGTTGCACCATTTTTGGCTGATGACAGCCTTGGGTCAAGGGAAGCCAGCCATGTCAGCCCAAGTGTTGTGAGATCCATCATCCATTGCTATGGTTTTTGTTTTCGTAATCTTTTTTGTCGTGTTTTatagtttttaaaatttaaaatacaagAAAATAAAATCCTAATTATTATATACATTAACACACAAAATCGGCCAACCAACATACATCACaactaaataaaatatataagaaCATTCAAATGTTAATCACAATCCATATATATTAATCTGAATTAACGACTTTTTATGGAATGTGACAAGGACTCCATCTCAATCACTCGCCTTGCAAAAGAAGTTAATACTCTTGTCATTTTTATCATAAAAAGTAACACATCATCTCATCTAATCTAATCTAGTGCACTCACAGTGGTCCGGTTAATTAACTGATGAAAAATATTGAAAACCATGTCAAAAAATATCATAATAATTGTGACCAATAATTGAATATGGAACACATGTCAATTAAAAAACTCACGTATGAACCGTGACATCTCTGGAACATCAATAAAGAGGGGGTCAAATTAAGAGAGACACTGTTGCAACACTGCACCACCCCCTCACGGGGAGTGACAGCCTCAGCTAAGCTAAATTATATCGTTTACCACCGGCAACCACCAGTCGGCAGCCGCCTTATGAAATGTGCCAATTATTTTGTCTTAGCCCCATACTATTAAGATGGTGGTGGCGTGGACACCCTACAACCAACCACCACCCTAATACCGCCGCTTTTACATCCTTCCCAAACTATAGTCtgattttttcagttttttgttTTCTCTACCCCACCATTTAATATTCCAACGACAAATAATATACTATTTTACATAGTAATAATAttattactctctctctctctctatatatatatatatatatatcttctctCAGATGCTCCAATATGAATGAGGGTAGTTGAGGGTTGAGTAATGAATGGTGTAGAAGGGTCGTCGTCTTCAGCAGCAGACTCATCATCTTTTCTTGAACAAAATGCCAACTATATGAGTGTTCTTGGTATGAATGGGGGCACAGGGTTCACCTTTATGCAGATGGAGGAGCTCAAATTACAAGCTCTAATCTACAAATACATGGAAGCTGGATTACCTGTTCCTTCTAATCTCCTCCTCCCTATTTGGAACTCTGTGCTTGCTTCTTTCACAGGTAATTAAACTATTCAGCTTCATAGAAATCTTCCCATATAAACTCAACTTGTAAATCACAGGGTCAGGATGCGATCGTAGTTTGTATGACAACTATAAAAACAGCATGGAAGCTGAACCTGGAAGATGTAAGAGAACAGATGGAAAGAAATGGAGGTGTAGCAAAGAAGTTGTCATCGGTTACAAGTACTGTGAAAAGCATTTGCACCGTGGTCGGAGTCGTTCAAGAAAGGATGTGGAAGCTGACTCCATGGTCGCGGCCACCGATGGACGCCATAAAAATCTATGAAAGAAACAGTTTCAGTTACTCTATGTTCCACAAGTAGGCTTCAGTTTCTGCAAGTTTTGACAGTTGCATgattaaattatattttgaagcatttaaTTTTCCTTATGTTGAAGGTTATCCGACTAAGTTCTTTATGAAACCAGTCCATGATAAGATTATTTTCATAAATGAGGTCGACTTGTCTCGTTTTGAGGGGAAAGTGGACCACTAAGGACCATGGGGCTCGATCCTTGATCAGTAATATATATATGGTCCTGAATGAGGCTCTGCTTTTTGGTTCTATCTGTTTTAGGTACAATTGTTGCAGTAAACATTGTTGCATGAATGCTCGTACGTAGGACACTAAATAAGCAATGCAGATTATATGTACTGGAGTATTTCCTGATAATAACCTACATATGGCCTGAAATCACTACCTGTTGTTCAACATATTGACAAGGTGACCTTTTTAAATGGATTCAATAATTTAAAACATGGTGTATCATCGTTAGATGGCTTTTTTAGATATCATtacaaaaaagaaataaaagaatCGTCACATTAAGCAAAATTACTCTTACATTTATTTTAGAATATGCAGATGCATACCCGAGTTTGGATCAGGGTTCTAGCGACACATACGGCACATGTTCCAGAATTACAATAAGAATAATATTTTACGTATCCTTATAAaagtcttttcaaaaaaaaaaaaaaaaaaaaaaaaaaaaaaacttgatagGCATCCGTGATCCGACAAAAGAATAAATGAGAACGCTCTCTTACCAAACATTGGTATTGTTTAATATACTGAATAATGTGTATTTTCTTTAATTTACGATGTATATATAGTACAATAGACTGTTATATGTATTATTGTAATAATTGTACATATAGCCCAACTATCTTTCGTATATTGGTTTAAATGGTTTCTCGTGACTATTTTTTGCTTTTAAAGTGCTTatacttgtcattttatggtttaaaAGGCCACATTTCTAGATTTGAAGGGTGCAACCGGTCACACCCATCTAATTAGGACGTTTTCTTATTCCACCTCAATGCCAACTAGATTAAATATAACAGGTCATTGCAATACCACGTGTTATGCACTAAATGAAACTTATATCCGTTAAAACCCTCTCAACTGTCCCTTTCATTTATTCTGCTACCATTTGCATTCGTATACTTTTTTCAAACCGTGATTGACACGAATCCGTTTCTTAAACTCTTCCTCCCTGAAATCGGCCAACATAATCAATCCTATGGCTGTCTACATGAAGATAGATCTCCATTTTGCCGAAATTTTTTCGAGGTACCCCGCTATTTGTTACTCAGATGGTGCAGAACAAATGTTCGATGATGTCGATTTTGCTGGAATGGACAAGAACGAGTTTGTGGGGTTCATTCAAAGATTCGCTAATGAGGTATGCATCAATGTTTacttttgttggattagatgtctaagtccataactataattggtatgtacttgaattgatagcagcacagtccttttgggttgccctcaaacctagcaaccggacaaggaaattatgaaatgagagatattaatttattataagattaataaattaatataaatgaatttattaatatgttaaaagattgatatattaataagaaatcattttgtttaattaactgttagccagaaattaattagaattaatttcggggttaaaagaattaattataaggtgtagggactagtttgcaattatctaatagttgagtggaaggctctagaacccccttggataagggtggacgaaatatttaggggaaaccctaataatttcgtccgtaggggcttggataaggcccttgggtttgcttaggccctaagcaaaggataactagggtttcccctaaaccctagatccctcagctatataaggagcctcctggttcatgttttggtcactcttttcttttgaagaaaccctaagggccgaaattttgcataccccctcttccctctctcctctactttccttcttgctagtttgggtgtgattccattagaggcattacacttgtggtgctaagcttccaagaagatcaagatcaagatcaagggaattaacaattgtttactataacaattgaaaggtatgtaattactaaaccctagtttgtaaattttgattacagcctctctcctctagggttcttgttttgcaattcaaagttgtatgttcaatagataaaacatagatccaaagtaggttgcatgtgaacttaggaattgttttctagtttatttgttttaactaaatcccatcagtggtatcagagcctttgtttgttttaaattgaattgttataattgttgaattgcaaattagggtttatagctattaaaccctaaaggccattttttcgatttttagggttgtggatcaaagggtttttgaaaaccctagcctccaaagaaccctaatcgaaattagggttagggttttgaaaaccctagcctcctcccttgaaaatttcgaaatatgctataaagatttgggtttctttgttttggataatagttgccttattggataattgagaaaaataaggaaattatcctatcctcatattttcgaaatctagaagggatatggattaggattaaattaattgtttaatttaattagataatccttacaagatttaataaattaattaaaagttaattaatagataaatattaaatctaattaattggtttatttaaatttaaaatttaatagtttaaatttcgaaaaaaaaaattatataaacccttggagttttaaaatgttttaaaacacaccttatatatattataattaaaagttaaatattatatatgtataagaatatggtcagtcaaatcgctagtatgcctcattcatgaagctagtctataagggggtataaggaaactgcttataaaatggtagttgaatgggtgtctactctcacccaccgcttccttgattagtggatggtcgttagcagaacggatttgataggacaactacttcccattaaaagtataatgttattaaagaaagtactagaacactatttttcaaaatcccaactctagttactttaggaaaaatgtgaaaagtatgctaatccatgacattgcacattatgctttattggtcgttagtggagcgtgtgtggttaaccggcacactaaaaggcactaataaagagtagtaatgggtatcttataattatcattttgatggagcgtgtgtggtttaccggcacatcaatagttaatgataaagacaataaggttaccaagcacatttgcatggttattcacatctagtttgtgatcctcggtatcccagtcacaaatagtagagcataatccgagattaatacatgccattaaatagttttaatgtatctcaaaagaattaggaatttcacttcgtttattttgtccaattggtggaattggtgaatcgtcattcacctacctttatgagatttgaacttggatctcggcatcccatttctaagttgtgaatcgtcatagttgggtcctaaccttgatatgatatctttgggttattatattgaggtgtcttggaatctaactaaaactatctttcttttcagatgtctactcctggaaacacttctgcttcatcatcctccagccacaacttctctctactaaacatctgctccaaagtcgttatggatggctccaactataacgattggatgcgtaacatcaagataACGCTTAGATtcaaggacaaagagtatgtccttgaaaaggagctcaaagaacttgatgagtcaaaagccactcccgaagagtatgctgcctacaagaaacactatgatgatgctaccaaagtggcatgcatcatggttgcaaccatgtccccagaattgaagaggtactatgaggactactggccttttgagatgaacaaggaccttatggaaaagtaccataagcgagctcgtcaagaaaagtttgaggtagtcaagtcactcatggcttgcaagatgaaagagggggaatcggttgtatctcatgtgcaaagaatgcaacgctacatagagcatttggtcaagctcaacattcacttcgatgaggaattggccattgacatggtcttgaactcgttgcttgattgttatggtcagtttatcttaacttaccatttgaacaacactaagcagactttggcccaattgcacaacttgttgcagacagctgaggcagggatgaagggtaaaagtataccctccacacctgcaagtgcccctgtcttggccattggacagggaaaggggaagaagaggaaaggtcctcccaagcaaaactggaagagcaaggctcaagctgtgtcatctagcaatggcccgaaggctaagcccaatggttccactccccatgtttctgatccaaaagaggccatttgcttttactacaatcaaaaggggcattggaagagatcttgcccacaatatctgcaagatatcaaggatggcaaagtgaagccatcctcgacaggtatttacactatttctgctaataactcattatcttctcgttcatgggtccttgatacaggatgtggttttcatatctgttctgatttgcaggggctaaaggaaagtgaggagatagagcatgggaggataaacttgatcatggggaacagaaagtcttcaccagtgaccaagatcggagtttatcaactattgcttagtaatgatgttagattagacgtaataaattgttgctattcgtctgagatgacgagaaacattatttcatttcatgcattgttcagacaaggttttaaatattcttttaatgatttgaatggttcaatttctgtttataagaatggtgtttttgtgtttgaagctttaccttgtgatggtgtgtatgaaacagtgacttgtgttgatagcttaggaaatagtgtacttaatattgacttgtctaatagtgtagacaaggcatgcttgtggcattgtcgtcttggacacattaacaagaaatgcatagcccaactccaaaaggatggagtgttggaatcatttgacctaaaatcagttgatatgtgtgaatcttgtcttttaggaaagatgacaaaatcaccattcacagggtcttgtgaaagaggtgaaggtctgttggatctcatacacacagatgtgtgtgggcccttcagatcaaccacaagggatgctaatcgattctaagtgactttcactgacgattatagcagatatggttacatctacttgatcaaacataagtcagaaacctttgaaaagttcaaagagtttaagcatgaagttgaaaatcaattgggcagaaagatcaagatacttagatccgatagaggcggggagtatcttagtaccgagttcaacgactatctaaaggaatgtgggatagtctcacaattgactcctcctaggacaccacagttaaatggtgtagctgagaggcataatcgaaccttgttagacatggttcgttctatgatgagtcgtgcctcgcttcctattcacttctgggggtatgccttagagacagccgcccacatcctcaatcttgtccctacaaagaaggttgccaaaacacctcacgaaatgtggacagggaaagttccctcgttagcacatattaaagtctggggttgtgaagctttcgtaagacgagagactcacgacaagctagcagctagaagtgagaaatgtgttttcattggttacccaaagcagtcttttggatatttgttctacagacctagtgaaaacgtggtgtttgtagctcgaagaggagtctttctggaaagagagctcatattcaaagaggacagtggcagtaccattgaccttgaagagattcaagagtcaaccaatgaaggaaccttagatgacactagcactcaaccagaggaaacagttaCTGTTGAACCGGTTG of the Lactuca sativa cultivar Salinas chromosome 6, Lsat_Salinas_v11, whole genome shotgun sequence genome contains:
- the LOC111898918 gene encoding growth-regulating factor 12 translates to MNGVEGSSSSAADSSSFLEQNANYMSVLGMNGGTGFTFMQMEELKLQALIYKYMEAGLPVPSNLLLPIWNSVLASFTGSGCDRSLYDNYKNSMEAEPGRCKRTDGKKWRCSKEVVIGYKYCEKHLHRGRSRSRKDVEADSMVAATDGRHKNL
- the LOC111898919 gene encoding copper chaperone for superoxide dismutase, chloroplastic/cytosolic translates to MGFLRTVAASSTATAVTAAATALALNSLSPSSSSSYTYNFTKPFLNSFPSTPNRFDLNKTHTKPPSALHMDAKPALMYDAELPEVMTEFMVDMSCEGCVKVVKNKLQTVNGVKSIDVDLSNQVVRIFGSSPVKTMAEALEQTGRKARLIGQGSPGDVLISAAVAEFKGPKIFGVVRLAQISMELARIEANFSGLSPGKKHAWSINEYGDLTKGVASTGKTFNKAVGDLGTLEVDERGEAFFSGVKKDLTVADLIGRAIAVYESEDRSDNGIAAAVIARSAGVGENYKKLCTCDGTTIWEATNADYVSSKV
- the LOC111898920 gene encoding nudix hydrolase 14, chloroplastic — translated: MTVWCSASISRLSFTSFSKVAASFPLQCRSVISRRISAKMPTGSSSIQITHTLKLPSQPSDPVTVVAAPGVSDSEFRLAIGSSLFKQWLKNIQSEKGLLVDGSLSLKQVLIQGVDMFGNRLGFLKFKADVIDKETGQKVPGIVFARGPAVSVLILLDSQGKTYTVLTEQVRVPVGRSILELPAGMLDDNVGDIAGTAIREVEEETGIQINLNDMIDLTSFLDPSTGCKVIPSPGGCDEELSLFLYRGSVSRDVIKELQGKETGLREHGEMIKVHIVPYDTLWRMTPDAKVLMSIAIYEMAKREGLLPHRE